The following proteins are encoded in a genomic region of Necator americanus strain Aroian chromosome II, whole genome shotgun sequence:
- a CDS encoding hypothetical protein (NECATOR_CHRII.G8457.T1), with product MTTNSSRDSCLKALRLDQWLEQAENFLSPYLEKKVTVVALIGKDSLNRAKGEDLNDFLRMDVFPRWTAEEDTMSIQAFYCVDTNVIYLVVNTCGDFTHLRKIFADNSGKNFFERIAESEEAEIRLLHFVSIFSHMVIFVESSTRFDVSLSEKLSSVNKLRKNVREDISELLEESTKEATEWIKEGRIACPRIVFAFQRNIIRNELGFVKKREICEKLEHSLESQIYSVLKCFKLVDQSDGDSFGYIPENDAFVNVMQPVAVNVNPLSDILQIALGEEVNDDTDEKTERIPSFSRFLRIQLDAVRMEKSKIYETPKLNLWIKYAKAALEIITPNSEIVSKKLVNQYVNRQLQFMRMLNAKHLKEAIARYTGASPGFGKGKVITERGRNQVFTKAEHDQKVALAIAYLDAVLVGDRDDAIAQVRAACDNLWQGGMRGCEEISMTGNRCQLKVHATIGDASVPSSEWEMHSNDVTYLSTCSCGRRQAVRRDPFTLKEANYDFYFENKIFSCCAGLEKHVFAVLDDDSSDADKDLWSGNENWDEGEAGGSNPLYRVPSAMSRERQNPEDDAHPTEGEEEDGIGSDTGEDTVSNAEPETIESSSQSSVDDDVRFRDMRSYLDDESVSFVKIPHTKLDEAAIAFEARLKKLRAKQAKQRHIALVPHSRHQCNKPLVIFELGLIALTARVLDALHVFFMRTKGHS from the exons aTGACTACGAATTCGTCGCGAGATTCATGTCTGAAAGCTCTTAGACTTGATCAATGGCTAGAACAAGCCGAAAATTTCCTGTCTCcttatttggagaaaaaagtcaCAGTTGTGGCTCTT ATCGGTAAGGATTCTCTAAATCGTGCCAAAGGCGAGGACCTCAATGATTTCTTAAGGATGGATGTGTTTCCTCGCTGGACTGCAGAAGAGGATACGATGTCG ATCCAAGCCTTCTACTGTGTGGATACAAACGTCATTTATTTGGTTGTGAACACCTGCGGAGACTTCACACatcttcgaaaaattttcgCAGATAACTCAGGGAAG AACTTCTTCGAAAGGATAGCTGAGTCAGAGGAGGCAGAGATTCGGCTACTTCATTTTGTTagtatattttcacacatggTAATATTCGTGGAGAGCAGTACTCGTTTCGACGTTTCTCTTTCTGAGAAGTTATCAAGCGTGAACAAACTGAG GAAGAACGTACGCGAGGATATTAGTGAATTACTGGAGGAGTCCACAAAGGAAGCAACCGAGTGGATCAAGGAAGGACGTATCGCTTGCCCTCGTATTGTGTTTGCATTCCAAAGGAATATTATACGAAATGAGCTCGGTTTTGTCAAGAAA CGCGAAATATGCGAAAAATTGGAACACAGCCTTGAATCACAGATCTACTCAGTCCTGAAGTGCTTTAAATTGGTGGATCAATCAGA TGGAGACTCATTCGGTTATATTCCTGAGAATGATGCATTCGTGAACGTAATGCAACCTGTGGCTGTAAATGTGAATCCGTTGTCTGATATCCTGCAGATTGCGCTTGGGGAGGAAGTGAATGACGATACGGATGAGAAAACAGAAA GGATACCCTCGTTCAGCAGATTTCTGAGAATCCAGCTTGATGCTGTTCGCATGGAGAAGTCAAAGATTTATGAG ACTCCAAAACTGAATTTATGGATAAAATACGCTAAGGCTGCGCTGGAAATTATCACTCCTAACTCGGAAATCGTCAGTAAGAAATTAGTGAACCAGTATGTGAATAGACAGTTACAGTTCATGCGAAT GCTCAACGCTAAACATCTGAAGGAAGCGATTGCACGTTACACAGGGGCGTCTCCTGGATTTGGCAAGGGCAAGGTAATTACTGAGCGAGGACGGAACCAGGTATTCACCAAAGCTGAACATGACCAGAAG GTTGCTCTCGCTATTGCTTACTTGGACGCAGTACTGGTTGGAGATCGTGACGATGCAATTGCACAGGTTCGCGCCGCCTGCGATAATTTATGGCAAGGAGGAATGAGAGGTTGCGAGGAGATCTCAATGACTGGAAATCGTTGTCAGCTGAAG GTTCATGCTACAATAGGCGATGCATCCGTACCAAGCTCTGAATGGGAAATGCATTCTAATGATGTCACATACCTTTCAACGTGCTCTTGTGGCCGACGTCAAGCTGTGCGAAGGGATCCGTTCACTCTCAAA GAAGCAAATTACGATttctattttgaaaacaagattTTTTCGTGTTGTGCTGGATTGGAAAAGCACGTGTTTGCGGTATTGGACGATGACAGTAGTGATGCTGACAAGGATTTG TGGTCCGGCAACGAAAACTGGGATGAAGGTGAAGCGGGTGGCTCTAATCCTCTTTATCGGGTGCCTTCAGCAATGTCGAGGGAACGTCAGAATCCCGAGGACGATGCCCATCCGACAGAAGGTGAAGAAGAAGATGGCATCGGGAGTGACACCGGGGAAGATACG GTAAGCAACGCAGAGCCTGAAACGATTGAAAGCTCGTCACAATCATCGGTGGATGATGACGTTCGCTTCCGAGATATGCGGTCGTATCTTGATGATGAATCAG tttcttttgtgAAGATTCCTCATACGAAGCTGGACGAGGCAGCAATCGCCTTCGAAGCCCGGCTTAAGAAGTTAAGAGCAAAGcag GCGAAGCAGCGCCATATTGCACTGGTGCCACATTCACGTCACCAGTGCAACAAGCCACTAGTTATTTTTGAACTGGGTTTAATCGCTTTGACAGCACGTGTGCTGGATGCCTTACACGTGTTTTTCATGAGAACAAAAGGACATTCATAA